Below is a genomic region from Trichoderma asperellum chromosome 2, complete sequence.
ATatccatcctcatcatcttcatcacaaGCAAtaacaagcaagcaaacaacAGCTTCTACTGCATTCTCGCATCAACTTCTTCTCTCAACACCTCTACTCTCAACCAAACATCAAAATGTTCGCTTCCAAGGCCTTTGCCCTCTTCGCCGCTGTAATTGCCAGCGTTTCTGCTGCTCCATCTGGCACTCCTACTACTGGAAACAACTTGGCCAGCCGCACAGGATGGACCGGCGTCACCCACTCCGTGGTTGTTGGACGCGGTGGTCTTCACTTCGATCCCGAGAACGTTGTAGCTGAAATTGGCGACACCATCGAGTGGCACTTTACCGCTGCCAACCACTCCGTCGCTCAGTCTGACTTTGCTCATCCCTGCCAGCCTCTCGCCGACGGCACCAGCTTCTTTGCCGGCTTCAACTTTGTCACTTCCCAGGGCCAGAACCCCAACGTCTACCAGATCACCGTTATTGACGACAAACCCATCTGGTACTACTGCCCCCAGACCAAGGGCAACCACTGCCAAATGGGCATGGTCGGAGTTATCAACCAGAACTTCAACTCCCAGAACACTCTCTCAAACCAGAAGGTCATTGCTGCTGGCACTGGTGTCTCTAAAGTGGGCGTTGTCCAAGGAGGCAAGAATGGAGGCTTTACTCGCGCAAACCCGAACCCTAACAGCGGTTTCTAAGcggttttccctttttttcttaatacCATCCTTTATAGCATAGCATTTCCTTTTCTCGGCATGGCGGAGCACAATTTGGACTCGGAATATGGCGGGTTTTGGGTAGCGACGAAGATATCACGGTGAATTATATAGACTAGACTTTCCCTAATGAAAATTATACTCGTTCAAGAAACTATAGAATGGCTCGTTTCCATGTGGTTGTGATTCATTGcagctgttgaagatgaatggGGCGAAGCCATAGTGGCCGAAAGATGTAACTCTGCACTAGCCAAAGAAGGGTGGAAATTTTAGCTGCATCAAAGTTACGGCAATAAGTCTTGAATGCTATCTTGGTCACTACCTATTATTGTGCCTGTCTCATATATTTAATGCCTGCTACTACTTACAATTGAAGTCGACATATTCCATCCAGTCTATACGTATCTAGATTATCACGTGACACCACTACGCGCACTTACATGtagtctttcttctccctctgctCTGTTACAGTTAGTTCttcgttcttcttcatcatcaccacttTTTCTGTTCCCAAGTCACATTTGCTTGTTTGCATTCGAGCCCAGTGTCTTTGGTAACCTAGATTTTTCTCCTTGTTCATTTCGTCTTTCGTTCGTAATCCCATCGTAATCCCTCGCATAGATAGTTCATATTCAGCAGTCAAGGAATGCATATTTGCAAGAAGTAGTTTCCCTCTCATCAGACTACTCGCTAAACTTGAACCGGAGATACACGCCAccatttctttaattatgaCGGAGTGACTTCAAACATGCTTACAAAAATGATCAGAATGGTTTGAATGCAGCATTATATAAGATCTATGCTACATGTATCTCTTCTAGATCAAATCATGACAagagtattatataaatatcagCCAACTCCAAGCTCTCAGTAATTCTGACACTTGGCATTCGTCAAAATTGGTCCGTGTTATTAGCAGTCCTCGAATCACACACTTCCTTAATCGCTAACAGTCGGCTGATATGAGTTGTTTGGCAGTCTAACCACAGACATAGCGCTTTACAACGTCGTGGGTAGATCCCTTGCAATTAAtagtcttctttttcacaGGTGCGCAATTGCCATATAAAGAATTGTCTTTAACACGTCGGAGTCGCTTTGGGTTTTGAGCATAAGGGGTACCGGGGTCGGTGCAGCCGACAAGATAATAGTCGGTACCGTCGAGTTTGAAGTTACGATTGCACTCTTTTCCGCTTTCCGGGGCAATTTCGACATCATCGACGCAAGGGCTCACCCCTTCAATCCAGGCGACATTGAAATGAGTGCCGCCTTCCCTGATCTGATTtccgatggcgatggcgcctTGTGCCACGGGAAGGACTGTGACTGAGAGGCAGAGGATGGCTTGCGCAATCGAGCTTGTCAAACGCATTTTGATAGAATAATCGTTTGTTCTGCGAAATTTTGCTTGTCAAGTCAAGAGTAGAAGGTTGTTATTCGTAATTTCCGAGTACTGCGAAGCGAAAACCCTGCCCTTTAAATACATGTGCCCAGCTCTCCTTTGCAACTGCCTGTGCACAGGCAAGTCTCAGGATCTGCCTCGGCTGTTGAAATATTTACAAAAGGCGGCGCTGATCAGCCTGCCGTCTCCTCATCTGAGGCTATATTGCAACAATCCTCGCCTCCAGTGGGACGATGCTGCTCTTTCTGATTCGTGTATGCATACAGTGTCTGAGCTCCACCGCGGGCCGGATTTCGTCTAAATAAAACCTCAGATCCTCTGGATCCTTCGGAAAACATTGAAATAGAGTTTTAAGGTTacatttattttatttctatacCTAAACTTACTTCTTCTGATCTACGGCTCATCGGTGTAGCGCTCCATTAACCCAGAACGGGAGTGAGTGTCCGATATGCATATCTGACCTTGCAGACCAATCCTGGAGGATCTCTTCTATTTAAAAGATCGGCAAGAAACGGAACGGCTTCTCTCACAATTAACATTATTGAAGCTAATCGCCACTTAATCTCTGTCACTTGCAGCTGATCTTATTCCGATATGGAGAAAGTACAGAACTTTGGCTGCTCTTCCGTGCTACATTCAAGCTTGGCATCAGCAAGGTCTTGGGTTGCCAGTTTAGGTAGCACGCGGCGACGTGCCTAAAATGAAATCTGTATTAtcttttcatttccttcATTACATTATAATCGTGGAGCCTACATCACCGCGATTGTCTTTCTTGCACTGTCTTACTGTTTGCCACCAGCAACTGCTTGGCCACGGCTATGGAGCACTTGGCCTCCCCTTTGCCAATACATGAAGCTTCAGTCCATATCTCATGGAATGCCCTACTAAACGAATCATTCTTGCAGAAATAAATTTTTGAAAATGACCATAGATACCTTTCGGTAACATCCGAGTCCCTGTTATATAATGGCCCATGGATATATCTCATCGTAGACTGAGCCCTTGGAACTTGGGGAGATATTTCGTACTTGATCCTACACAAGACCAAAGCGGTCGAAacagccttttcttcttttctttttttcttttctatgtTTGGACTTTTTGGACTTTTGCCTGAACATATGTGTTTGTGCACTCAGTTATGCCCTCTGTCTGATGCCAGTTGAGACCCTGACAGCTGCAACAAGCCAGCCGCTGGAAGCCTCTGTGGTGGTGCAACTGCAGCGACATCAGGTCATTATAGCATAGACCCATATTGACTATGACCATGACTAATATGTACTAGCTATTTTCATCACAGCAGTGTCAGCATAATTCACGTGACCTTTCTCCATACCACTACCTATATTTAGCCTCCTCTTGCTTAGCGTCATCGTTAGGCTCTCCGCTTCAGCGGTCCGCGCCCATTCacgccatggctgccacCAATATCAATGTCAACACATCGCAGGCTCGACACATCgacccagaagaagacggcaGTTCGACACAGCCTGTCACTTCGCGTTAGTTAGTGAAATAGTTCATTCGTTACTCCTCTAGGTTGCAGGCGCCTACGTGGATAGCAGTCCCGCTCGACTCGATGATGCTCCCCGAGACTGCCCTTGGGTGGCAAGATCTTCGGATCTTGAGGCCGCCGATAAGAGGAATAGCTTATTAAATTAGGCGTTGGGCGACGGAAAATGGCCTCGTGTCATTCTTGCGTGACCCCGTTCTCTTGTCGGTCCCCGTCTgcctttgctcttcttgggcGGCTGTCATCCTGTCCAGAGCGGATGGACTTTCTACTACACCTAACAGCATTGTCCTTCATTCCACATGATGGACCGATCAGGTTCCCGCCTCTCGATTAGACGTCCGGAATGCTAATGCTGCGTAGTTCCGAGCCCGAACAGAATAACCctgagcagcttgaagagCCCAAACAGATTCACGTCTCTTGTGACAAGACTGATATAACCTGGAAAGATGGCAGCGGTCGGGCACAGAGTATTGATAATATACCTTTCAAAGTCGACATAGACACCCTAATCTCCAAAACCATTTTTATCACGTCTCTTGTGACAAGACTGATATAACCTGGAAAGATGGCAGCGGTCGGGCACAGAGTATTGATAATATACCTTTCAAAGTCGACATAGACACCCTAATCTCCAAAACCATTTTTAGACTCTCTTGTCGGGTCTGGATcaagggcaaaggcaaaaataGGGCCCAGCTTAAGGGCCGTAAGAGTCAAGCAGGCGATAAGCAGTCCGTCTATTTGTTTATACACCCAGAGAATATTCAGAACATCAAACTaggagacgacgacgatgtaCCATCACTGCATTTCTCCATGAATCAGGGTCATTCTCGCCTTGTTATCCCCAGCGATTGCATCTTAGGCTGCAAGAAATCGGTTCACGCTCGATTGCATTCAATGAGGGCGCTAGCCGAGACAGGCGATTTTACGATACATTTCAGGAATGATCAAATTAACGCGCCACCACTTACAGCAAATCGCATCAGTATTCTCGGCTACCAACATCAATCGTCCAGAAACAGATGACAGACGCACCGACCTCCGAACATTATATAATGGTATAAGAAGCCATGTTTTCGACGCAGGTGCGACCCTTGTAGATAAAGCATTGCTGGAGGACACATCAGCACCCCCTCCAATTGACTGTAAGCATTCTCTTGGATCGCTTATGGGGCTATCATCTGACTTAAACTAATTCAGTTCTAGATGAGCCTGGCCGCGAACACAAACCTCAATCGTAAGCGCAAACGCGAGCGTGAACGTGAACGCGAATGTTCCGACGCTGATTATGAacgcccccctccccctccgcATCAAAGCCCTTTCATTAGAGAGTCTCGTGCTCGGTCTAGCGACTTGACAGGCCTCGTACAATACCTTCTTGATATGGAAAATTGTTTGAGAAATGACATGAAAGATATGGTTGAATCTACTGAGACCCGTCTAAAAAATGACCTGAAACAAGTGATCGAATCTACTCAAGACTGTTTAAGAGACGACGTGAAAAATATGATCGAATCTAGTGAAAATCGTTTAAAAAATCACGTGAAGATACGGTTGAATCTACGGAAAATCGCTTAAAAGATCAAATGGACGATATTCTCAATCATATGAAAGGGCTTGAGGATACTTTGGCCGCAGACTCCAGAGCAGACGATATAGAGCGCGGGGTCGATATGGCTGTGGATGATTTAAGAACGGAATGTATCGGGACCATTGAATCGGAATTCAGATACCTCAGATATGGCATTGAAGAGGTGACGAAAGGCATggaagaggctgaagaaaaagcaaacgaGGTGTTAAACTTGGTGGACGAAGCTGGCGATGGTATAGAGAGGCGAGTAGGGAGATATCTAAACAGCATTCGCTTGCAAGTCACCGTCGACGATGAATAAGAAGGCTAAATTTATAAGAGAATCCTTATAGTATACTAAAGGTATGCGCAATCGCAGAGTTGTGTGCTCATGGCTATACGAACTAGGACTCTGCATTTGTTTACTCCCCACTTGACAGTGATTTCCAgcatcctttctttttcgctgCTTACTCAGTGGCATCCTAATCCCCTGTAGTTACCGCTTCTGATTCATTCCCTCGCTTCACTCAATTAGCTCTGTGCCTCTATCGCTCATtcccacaaaaaaaaacgacaCAGTCTCGCGACCTTTCTCATCTCATGAGTTTTCGTCTCACACCGTTACAAGTTTCAAACTAGGTCAATCATTAGCAGACAGACTAACGACCAACGTCACCACAACTGCTGAACGAAAACTGCCATTTTAGCTGTCAAAGCTCAAAACTTTGGGGGGTTCTAGCTCCACTACAGATCGATCTACTGCTAGCGCTTATCAGTGCCGGAGTCTCAGGGAATGTGACGCAGTACCGGAAGCGCGGCTACTCACTAATACTTCTATAGCCTACTTCACGACGCATCAATTGATCTAGATGCCCGAATTGAGAATTGAAGCCCGCTCGCATTACTTATGATCGCTACAAATATATAGGCCTCAAGTATGAGACTCCATCACTGCGGAAATCTCGTGTACAAAATGCCACCGCCAAAGTCATCATGGTAGCGCGCTCTTATAACTGGGCCATGTGAGCTTACAAGTATCACTTGGTTCCATAATTGGCTCCGAGTTATTTGCTAGTGCGGGCAACCTTCCTAACAGGAGACTGTCCAACTGCCAGTCGGATCCTCCGTCTAATACATCGTCTTCTTACCATCAACATACCTCAGCCAAAGGCAACACAAACGCAAATCATGGCCTACAACGAGCTCTACCAATATTCTGTTGTCTCGGCTCTCATGCAAGGGCTCGGAGACTATGGGCTGCCATACAAAGAACTCGTCTCTCACGGCGATCACGGCCTCGGGACATTTCGTCGAATGGACGGCGAGATGATTGCCCTTGACGGCGACGTCTATCAAATGAAGGCCGATGGCTCAATCATCAAGATTGACACTTCTGGGGGCTCCGACATCGCTCCCTTTGCACAGCTCACTCGCTTTCAAGCCTCTGCCACCGCCGACGTCGAATTCAAGGACAAGCAGGGCTTCTCAGATGCCCTGTCCAAGCTTCTACCAAAAACCAAGAACCACTTCGTGGCGTTCCGCGTGGACGGCCTTTTCAAGTGTGTTGCAGTACGCACCGCGGGTGGTCAATTCTGCCGGCACGAAAGCATCAGGGTGCTGCACAAGCGCCAGACCACCTACGAGTTCACCAATGTCCGCGGAAGTGTTATTGGATTTAGATCGCCAGAGTTTCTACAGGGAGTCGGTGTAGCGGGCGATCATCTTCACTTTATTTCGGATGAGAGAGACCGTGGCGGACATGTGCTGGAGGTTGAATGTCACCCTGACGTTCCAGTTAAGTTGTCTGCATCAGTTCAAACCAAAGTCCATCTAGAGTTCCCAGACGACGATGACTATCAGGAGGTAGACCTAAATCCGGACTCCAGTCTGATCAAAGTTGTGGAGGGATGAGCAGCACTTTTACTGCTGGCTGAGTAAGGCTTGATCCCTGAACATCGGCGACAATGCCTATTTTGGCATATTTGTAGAATTCAGGGATGAGTTTCGAGGCGATTTAACAGCGGAATCATTGCCATCACcattgattttttttgtatataaagctattttagaCGGTAAAATGGATTGCAACGGTAAAGTTGTGggtgcatcatcatcaattgTCTGTCCAAAAAGcactgagaagaagaaaagaaagtgcACTGATCATAATTAACGCAATTCATTCAAACTTCACTTTGATCATTAATGATATAGTAGCAGCCAAGGGGCACATGAGCTGGGCTGCAAACTTGTACGAATCTTACTGTCATTTATCAATGCTATGTATGCGGCACATTACAAAACTATGCCGATACGTCGATGCTGAAGATATCTACACCACTCTTCAGCTGACTCTTGGTGGGTGCCCTTCCTAGCCTCAAAAGCTCAGACACTTGCATCACGCTAGGATCGCGGCCTTGGGAGGCAACTGCCACAACGGTTTCGCCCTTGGTATAGTATGCAAGAAACTTTCCTGCGGCCACGTCTCCATCCACGACCACGTCGTCCCATCCTGAGGCAATGGTATTTCCGCTGTACCGCAGTTGAGCCCCCAGAGCAGACCAGAAGACGGGGATAAAGTGCGTGGTGCTTGCAGATGGATTCACAATGTGCGTGGCGACGGCACGGCCGGCATTCTGAGCAACGTTCCAGTGCTCAATTCGGACCAAGCTTCCATTGCCTCCTGGGCCATGGTACGGATAAGTTGCAATGTCTCCAACAGCGTAAACGTCTGCAAGTCCCTTGACAGCAAAGTTGGCGTCAGTCTGGAGCGATCCATCCTTTTCCAGCTGAACAGCCGTGTTGCCCCTCAGATACGTTGTCTCAGGAGATACTCCTACTCCCAAGATGACAAGGTCTGCGTCGAGTTTGGTGCCATCTTTGAGGTAGACAGCACCGACCTTGGACGGATCCGAGGCTGATGGCTCAGCCCTGTCGACGCCAGCGCTCAGGTAGAACTTGATGCCTTTGCCTTCCAGAGCCTTCTGGATGCCAGCACCGACTTGCTCGCCAAGAACACGCTCAAGGGGAACTTTTTCCATGCCCACAACTGTCACTGAGTTGTCACCGCCGGTAGCGTTGGCAATTTCCATGCCAATAAACGATGAACCAATGATGAcaatcttcttgcccttgtctCCAATGGCATCCACAATCTTCTTGGCGTCATGAACGGTGCGGAGAGTGAAGATGTTGCCGAGAACCTTGAAGCCTTGCAAAGGAAGTTCCCTGGGGGTTCCTCCAGTTGCGAGAACCAGCTTAGTGTAGGGAAGCTTGCTGCCACTAGCAGTTATCACTTGTCGGCTAGAAAAGTCGATGCCGTTGACTTCACCGTCAACCCACTCCACTGAGCCACTGTCGAACCAGCTCTTGTCGCGCCATGCAATCTTGGATGAATCTGTGATTAGTGCTTTGCTCAGCTTGGGTCTATCAATGGGGAGGTAGCCCTCCTTGGAGATGACGGTGATATGGCCAGTGTATCCCTTCTCTCGCAGCCcttcaacaacaccaagCGCACCAGAGCCACCACCGACGACAACAACCCTCTCTTGGGAGTCACTTGAAACACTGCACTGGAAATTGGGCTTTCTTCGAGACCCTTTGATAGCAGCCTCCTCGCCGGTAATGTAAAACCCCCCATCACGCTCGGTGAGAGGAAACACCGGAAGCGCATCCAGAGCAGGGCCGTCTTCGACATCACCAGTCTTGGCACTGAAGCAAGCTAGCGAGACCAATGTCAGCAAGCTGTTGTGTGGATGAACGATATGGCGAGATTATGGGATTTACCTCCATGCCAGGGACATGTCAAACGGCCCCCAGTGGTCAAGATACCCTTAGCCAAGGGAGCGCCGTAATGGGTGCATTTGGCACCAATGGCTTGCACTTGTGCCTTTCCACCGGTTTGCAGGCCAACGAGAAGGACCTTGGCATCCTGGATGCCTTCAACCTCGGCCTCCTGCTTCTGGCCGGGCTTGAGTGACAGCGACGTCACGCCCTTGAGCTTGTATTCCTGAGCCATGGCGCGAACAGTAAATGAAAAGTGTCGAGATGGCAACAATGAGGCAGAAGACAAGAGACGGTGGCTTGGGTGAAGTAAACGACAGAGGTGGGGGTTGCGGGGTAAAATCGGCATGGCCTGGGAGATTATTATAGAAGCTGAGCTCTGCCGGAGAGATTGATGACGCGAGATGGTGTGAGACTCGGAGGGACTTGGACGGGCAGGCTTCGGTTTGAATGGGTGAGATCTAAGCAACGGAGCTCATGGCGGGCAGCTGGAGCTCTGGAGCCTGGAGCCTGGAGATTGGAAGGCCGGAGATTGGTTGATAAGCCCGGATTGGGGTCATGCACGTAATGAGGAAGCATTTGATGCTGCCGGTGCTAGCTACTGTAGACTGCCAGATGCTGCCCAGTAGAGAGAGGCAAGATGTCGAGCTTGTTTCGAAGCGACTGAAGCGACTTGCTTTGTAACATGGAGCGATGATTGGCTACCGCAGATAGATGACGCAATGGCTGCTACATGCGAGGTGCTTAGTACGGAgttgagaagaaaaacaatcCTATGTTTTGCCGGCGAGTAAGCAAACAGAGTGCTACCCTAGAGACAAGAGGGGGGCCGTTGAATTATGACAGGTTATGAGAGTTGGTATTTACCTACTAGTATAGAGTAGGTACTACTATCTACCTAGGTGATGATTTGATGTTTGTATACGCATACAGGCACCTCTTTGAc
It encodes:
- a CDS encoding uncharacterized protein (EggNog:ENOG41~SECRETED:SignalP(1-19)) — protein: MFASKAFALFAAVIASVSAAPSGTPTTGNNLASRTGWTGVTHSVVVGRGGLHFDPENVVAEIGDTIEWHFTAANHSVAQSDFAHPCQPLADGTSFFAGFNFVTSQGQNPNVYQITVIDDKPIWYYCPQTKGNHCQMGMVGVINQNFNSQNTLSNQKVIAAGTGVSKVGVVQGGKNGGFTRANPNPNSGF
- a CDS encoding uncharacterized protein (EggNog:ENOG41~SECRETED:SignalP(1-24)), encoding MRLTSSIAQAILCLSVTVLPVAQGAIAIGNQIREGGTHFNVAWIEGVSPCVDDVEIAPESGKECNRNFKLDGTDYYLVGCTDPGTPYAQNPKRLRRVKDNSLYGNCAPVKKKTINCKGSTHDVVKRYVCG
- a CDS encoding uncharacterized protein (EggNog:ENOG41), with the protein product MIKLTRHHLQQIASVFSATNINRPETDDRRTDLRTLYNGIRSHVFDAGATLVDKALLEDTSAPPPIDYEPGREHKPQS
- a CDS encoding uncharacterized protein (EggNog:ENOG41), which codes for MDDILNHMKGLEDTLAADSRADDIERGVDMAVDDLRTECIGTIESEFRYLRYGIEEVTKGMEEAEEKANEVLNLVDEAGDGIERRVGRYLNSIRLQVTVDDE
- a CDS encoding uncharacterized protein (EggNog:ENOG41), with protein sequence MAYNELYQYSVVSALMQGLGDYGLPYKELVSHGDHGLGTFRRMDGEMIALDGDVYQMKADGSIIKIDTSGGSDIAPFAQLTRFQASATADVEFKDKQGFSDALSKLLPKTKNHFVAFRVDGLFKCVAVRTAGGQFCRHESIRVLHKRQTTYEFTNVRGSVIGFRSPEFLQGVGVAGDHLHFISDERDRGGHVLEVECHPDVPVKLSASVQTKVHLEFPDDDDYQEVDLNPDSSLIKVVEG
- a CDS encoding uncharacterized protein (EggNog:ENOG41); its protein translation is MPILPRNPHLCRLLHPSHRLLSSASLLPSRHFSFTVRAMAQEYKLKGVTSLSLKPGQKQEAEVEGIQDAKVLLVGLQTGGKAQVQAIGAKCTHYGAPLAKGILTTGGRLTCPWHGACFSAKTGDVEDGPALDALPVFPLTERDGGFYITGEEAAIKGSRRKPNFQCSVSSDSQERVVVVGGGSGALGVVEGLREKGYTGHITVISKEGYLPIDRPKLSKALITDSSKIAWRDKSWFDSGSVEWVDGEVNGIDFSSRQVITASGSKLPYTKLVLATGGTPRELPLQGFKVLGNIFTLRTVHDAKKIVDAIGDKGKKIVIIGSSFIGMEIANATGGDNSVTVVGMEKVPLERVLGEQVGAGIQKALEGKGIKFYLSAGVDRAEPSASDPSKVGAVYLKDGTKLDADLVILGVGVSPETTYLRGNTAVQLEKDGSLQTDANFAVKGLADVYAVGDIATYPYHGPGGNGSLVRIEHWNVAQNAGRAVATHIVNPSASTTHFIPVFWSALGAQLRYSGNTIASGWDDVVVDGDVAAGKFLAYYTKGETVVAVASQGRDPSVMQVSELLRLGRAPTKSQLKSGVDIFSIDVSA